One window from the genome of Aureibacillus halotolerans encodes:
- a CDS encoding FecCD family ABC transporter permease, whose amino-acid sequence MKNATIEFIQTGRRQRRRRWVLVTSVLSFFAVVLCGAMLMLGNTIYPVQDVVRVLTGEEMKGATFAVNTIRLPRMVAGLLAGFAFGIAGNTFQTMLRNPLANPNVIGITAGSSAAAVFCIIILQASNTVVSIASVIAGLITVVLIYVLSKRKPFSVGRLILVGIGIQAMLNAAISYLLLVGAEQDIPSAIRWLSGSLNGSQMDELPPLAISVLICVPIILFLSKDLSLLELGEQSAASLGVNTDRTRIILIVSSVVMIALATATTGPIAFVAFLAGPIAKRLVGVGFSNVLPAGLVGVNLVLAADLVGQFAFEVRYPVGIITGILGAPYLLFLLIRMNRKGQL is encoded by the coding sequence ATGAAAAATGCTACAATTGAATTCATTCAAACAGGCAGACGTCAAAGACGCCGTAGGTGGGTGCTTGTCACAAGCGTCCTAAGTTTTTTCGCAGTCGTGCTTTGCGGCGCCATGCTTATGTTAGGAAACACCATTTATCCCGTGCAGGATGTTGTTCGAGTGCTTACTGGAGAAGAGATGAAAGGAGCCACCTTTGCCGTCAACACGATCAGGTTACCACGTATGGTGGCAGGGCTTCTTGCTGGATTTGCTTTCGGGATAGCGGGTAACACCTTCCAGACAATGCTACGAAATCCATTGGCGAACCCGAATGTCATCGGCATCACGGCTGGTTCAAGCGCAGCTGCGGTCTTTTGCATCATCATCCTCCAGGCAAGCAATACGGTTGTCTCCATTGCTTCAGTGATCGCTGGACTCATCACAGTTGTCCTGATTTATGTATTATCTAAGCGAAAGCCATTTTCGGTCGGACGTCTAATTCTTGTCGGAATTGGCATACAAGCGATGCTGAATGCCGCGATTTCCTACCTGTTATTGGTAGGCGCAGAACAAGACATTCCTTCAGCCATTCGCTGGCTTAGTGGCAGTCTCAACGGCTCTCAAATGGACGAGCTTCCACCACTCGCAATCTCTGTCCTTATCTGCGTGCCTATCATTCTTTTTCTTTCAAAGGATCTCAGTTTACTGGAGCTTGGCGAACAATCAGCCGCTTCACTCGGAGTGAATACAGACAGAACGAGAATCATACTAATTGTAAGCTCCGTTGTGATGATTGCTTTAGCAACAGCGACCACAGGCCCTATTGCGTTTGTTGCTTTTCTAGCAGGTCCGATCGCAAAACGATTGGTAGGCGTTGGTTTTTCAAATGTCCTTCCTGCTGGTCTCGTTGGTGTGAATCTTGTGTTGGCCGCAGATCTCGTCGGACAGTTTGCTTTTGAGGTCAGATATCCCGTTGGCATCATTACCGGCATTCTTGGTGCACCCTATTTGCTTTTCTTGCTAATTCGAATGAATCGAAAGGGACAGTTATAA
- a CDS encoding FecCD family ABC transporter permease, producing MSKSVASEQRKPHISHVPKHFKLVLTLISILLGISVIASFTLGSGTVRFNDLMDGLFYSNVDTYEANIVRKRISRTVFSLCCGAALGVSGALMQAVTRNPIADPSILGVNTGASLFVVFGIAFLNISTSGQYIWLALAGAVLTALFVFGIGSMGRGGATPLKLVLAGAATTAALSSLVVAIMIPRSYVMDQFRFWQVGSVGSANWSDMATFAPFLVTGILVGILTAPALNALALGDEFASGLGVRTGTLRLIAALAGVILCGATTALAGPIGFVGLLSTHVIRLLLGPNQRYIIPMSAMSGAIILTLSDVSGRLIGSPGELEVGVVTAFIGAPILIIIAMRSKVRSL from the coding sequence ATGAGTAAATCAGTCGCTTCTGAACAACGAAAACCGCACATTTCCCATGTGCCGAAGCACTTTAAGCTCGTTCTGACTCTTATTTCGATCCTGCTTGGCATTAGTGTGATTGCCTCATTCACCCTCGGTTCTGGTACGGTACGCTTCAATGATTTAATGGACGGTTTGTTTTATAGCAACGTCGATACGTATGAAGCCAATATCGTTCGCAAGCGCATCTCCCGCACCGTCTTCAGCTTATGTTGCGGGGCTGCGCTTGGCGTTTCTGGCGCATTGATGCAGGCCGTTACGCGCAACCCAATCGCAGACCCAAGCATCTTAGGTGTGAATACAGGTGCCTCATTGTTTGTCGTTTTCGGCATTGCGTTTCTAAACATCAGCACGTCTGGTCAGTATATCTGGCTAGCCTTAGCTGGGGCGGTGCTCACTGCCCTTTTCGTTTTTGGCATTGGCTCAATGGGGCGTGGCGGGGCTACGCCTCTTAAGCTTGTGTTGGCTGGAGCTGCGACCACCGCAGCCCTGTCTTCCCTCGTTGTCGCCATTATGATTCCGCGTTCTTACGTCATGGATCAATTTCGATTTTGGCAGGTCGGCAGTGTCGGTTCCGCCAATTGGAGCGATATGGCAACGTTTGCACCATTTTTGGTGACCGGCATTCTAGTTGGCATTCTTACTGCACCCGCACTGAATGCATTAGCCTTAGGAGATGAATTTGCGTCAGGTCTTGGGGTTCGCACCGGAACATTAAGGCTAATTGCGGCCCTAGCAGGCGTTATTTTGTGCGGAGCGACGACCGCGCTCGCAGGACCAATTGGTTTTGTCGGTCTGTTGTCCACTCACGTTATACGACTCCTCCTCGGTCCAAATCAACGCTACATTATTCCGATGTCGGCGATGTCTGGAGCCATCATTTTGACGTTATCTGATGTCAGTGGTCGGCTCATTGGTAGCCCTGGAGAACTTGAAGTCGGCGTTGTTACAGCCTTTATAGGCGCTCCTATCCTAATCATCATCGCGATGAGATCGAAAGTGCGTTCATTATGA
- a CDS encoding ABC transporter ATP-binding protein: MKPTHVFKAENIVAGYDHKTVIHDVSLEIPSHKISVMIGANACGKSTLLKTMAKLIKPTSGDITLDGQPIRSLPPKQLARVLGLLPQSPIVPEGISVADLVGRGRFPHQSMFGTWTKKDTEAVAEALDMMNIAELANLHIDELSGGQRQRVWIAMALAQQTDILFLDEPTTFLDITYQIDILDLLTDLNRKHGTTIVMVLHDINLSARYADYIFALHQGRLMAEGKPSQIITSTLINNIFGLDCTVIEDPVSGTPFVVPKGRHHVMQ, translated from the coding sequence ATGAAACCTACCCATGTATTCAAAGCCGAAAATATCGTCGCAGGCTATGATCATAAAACAGTGATTCACGACGTTAGCCTTGAAATTCCTAGCCATAAAATCAGTGTAATGATAGGGGCCAACGCCTGTGGGAAATCGACGCTATTGAAAACGATGGCAAAGCTTATAAAGCCGACATCTGGAGACATCACCCTTGATGGACAGCCCATCAGAAGCCTGCCACCAAAGCAATTGGCTCGCGTCTTAGGGCTGCTTCCGCAGTCCCCTATTGTTCCAGAAGGGATCTCTGTCGCCGATTTGGTGGGACGAGGAAGGTTTCCTCACCAATCCATGTTCGGGACGTGGACAAAAAAGGACACCGAGGCTGTTGCTGAAGCGCTGGACATGATGAACATTGCAGAGCTCGCCAATCTTCACATTGATGAGCTTTCCGGTGGTCAACGACAGCGCGTCTGGATCGCGATGGCATTAGCCCAGCAAACGGATATTTTATTTCTCGATGAACCAACAACCTTTTTAGACATTACCTATCAGATCGACATCCTTGATTTGCTCACAGATCTGAACCGCAAACACGGCACAACGATCGTGATGGTGCTACATGATATTAACCTGTCCGCACGGTATGCAGACTACATCTTTGCGCTCCATCAAGGCAGGTTAATGGCCGAAGGAAAACCTTCTCAGATCATAACAAGCACGTTGATTAACAACATTTTCGGGCTTGATTGTACTGTGATCGAGGACCCTGTTTCGGGCACCCCGTTTGTCGTACCTAAGGGCAGGCACCATGTGATGCAGTGA
- a CDS encoding GRAM domain-containing protein → MVQRQEENIHFNIGANLQRGIEAVGGMLRVSEERLFFQPHRFNIQKKELEVPMHQIARTEKAKSFGFIPNRLKIIEHDGTQHTFIIGRRDEMIAFIESNRGE, encoded by the coding sequence ATGGTACAAAGACAAGAGGAAAACATTCATTTTAACATTGGCGCAAACTTGCAAAGAGGCATTGAAGCGGTAGGTGGAATGCTGAGGGTTTCAGAGGAGCGGCTGTTTTTCCAGCCGCACAGATTTAACATTCAAAAGAAAGAGTTAGAGGTGCCTATGCATCAAATTGCACGCACCGAGAAAGCAAAATCGTTTGGGTTTATTCCAAACCGGCTGAAGATCATTGAGCATGATGGTACGCAGCATACTTTTATTATTGGAAGACGAGATGAAATGATAGCGTTTATTGAGTCCAATCGAGGCGAATAA